A genomic region of Magnolia sinica isolate HGM2019 chromosome 6, MsV1, whole genome shotgun sequence contains the following coding sequences:
- the LOC131249976 gene encoding heavy metal-associated isoprenylated plant protein 16-like: MGGKQKVVMKVPVNDEKSRSRALRTAVGVPGCISVALEGADKNMMVVIGDGIDSVFLTKSLRKKVGGAELITVAPVQEKKPEEKPKNPKNPPAAVPALQPHIIYLHPSPPYYIPEPSGCTIM; this comes from the exons ATGGGTGGAAAG CAAAAGGTGGTGATGAAAGTACCAGTGAATGATGAGAAGAGTCGATCTCGAGCGTTGAGAACAGCTGTAGGTGTACCAG GCTGCATATCGGTTGCACTAGAAGGTGCAGATAAAAACATGATGGTTGTGATAGGGGACGGTATAGATTCAGTGTTCTTGACTAAATCATTGAGGAAGAAGGTTGGTGGTGCAGAGCTGATAACGGTGGCTCCCGTACAGGAGAAGAAGCCGGAGGAGAAGCCAAAGAACCCGAAAAACCCGCCCGCTGCTGTACCAGCTCTGCAGCCACATATAATATATTTGCACCCTTCTCCACCATACTATATTCCTGAACCTAGTGGTTGTACTATCATGTAA